The Zea mays cultivar B73 chromosome 7, Zm-B73-REFERENCE-NAM-5.0, whole genome shotgun sequence DNA segment ACATCACACTTGTTGAGAGATATATTGTGGTGCATGGACAGATAATACTCCAGCAGTTTGCAGATTTTCCAGATGAGACTATCCGTCGGAGTGCATTTGTCAGTGGTCTTTTATTGAAGATGGAACAGAGGAGGCATACAAAGTTAGTTATGAAGAAAAAAACTCAAGTGATGAGGGGAGAGAATCTGAATCCAAGTGCAGCAATGGGTCCAGCATCGAGGAAAAAAGCAATGCGTGCAACAACAACCAGGCTCATCAACAGAATCTGGAGTGATTACTATGCACATCATTTCCCTGAAGATTCCAAGGAGGGAGATGGAaatgaaacaaaagaaattgatgATGaacaagaagaaaatgaagatgaGGATGCTGAAGATGAAGGGCAGATTGAAGAGAACATCTCAAAGACTCCTCCATCAACACGGTCCCGGAAGTTGCTATCACAAACTTGTAAGGAAATCAGATGGGAAGGTGAAACATCTGGGAAAACATTGTCTGGAGAAACTCTATATAAATGTGCTTATGTTAGGGAACTCAGAATACCTGTTGGTGGAACAGTGGCTCTAGAAGATGATTCAGGAGACACAGTCATTTGTTTTGTTGAGTACATGTTCCAGAAAGTTGATGGTTCAAAAATGGTTCATGGGAGGATTCTGCAAAAAGGTTCACAGACAATTCTTGGCAATGCGGCAAATGAGAGGGAGGTTTTCTTAACTAATGACTGCTTAGAATTCAAATTAGATGACATCAAGGAATTGGTAATGGTTGATATCCAATCAAGGCCTTGGGGTCACAAGTACAGAAAAGAGAATTCTGAAGCTGATAAAGTTGAGCAGGTCAAAGCagaagagagaaagaaaaagggcCAGCCCATGGTATATTTCTGCAAAAGCTTGTACTGGCCTGAGAAGGGTGCCTTCTTTGCCCTCTCCCGAGATAAAATGGGTCTTGGTAGTGGTTTATGTAGTTCTTGTGATAATATAGAGCCAGATTCTGATGAATTGAAAATATTCTCGAAGACCAGCTTTGTCTACAGAAAGGTTACATATAATGTCAATGAGTTTTTATACATAAGACCTGATTTTTTTGCTGAAGATGAGGATCGTGCAACCTTCAAGGCTGGCCGAAATGTGGGTCTAAAGCCCTATGCAGTTTGTCAAATATTGTCCATCCCTGAAGGGGCTGGATCTAAAAAACTCAATCCAGCATCAGCAAATATCAGTGCTAGAAGATTTTACAGACCAGATGACATTTCATCAGCCAAAGCCTATGCATCTGACATCAGAGAGGTCATCTTTTTTTCTATCTTGTATGCTTGATTTATCTACTCCATAACTTCATTGTTACTTTTTCTCAAACATGTGAGCAAATCCTAGAGTCCTGAGAATGGTCATTCTTGTTTCTTTCTTCTTAACTTTAGTTTGTTCGATTCAGGTCTACTATAGTGAGGATGTAATTGATGTGCCTGTGGATATGATAGAGGGAAAATGTGAGGTTAGAAAGAAGAACGATCTTGCAAGTTCAGACCTTCCAGTGATGTTTGAACATGTATTTTTCTGTGAACTTATATATGACCGTGCCAGTGGAGCTCTCAAGCAGGTTAGCTGTACTGTACTGAAGTTGCTATTCTGATTCATTGAGTGGCAGTTTTGATAGTTTCCTGAATATGTGTTCCATGTCTGGAGCAGTTGCCTCCAAATGTTAGGTTTATGTCTATGGTGCAAAGGACAAGTGCGTTGAAAAAGAACAAAGGAAAGCAGATCTGTGAGCCTGATCAAATAGATTCAGGTAAATGGTTGGATGTGCCTAAAGAGAACCGTCTAGCTACTCTTGACATTTTTGCTGGCTGTGGAGGTTTATCAGAAGGGCTGCAGCAAGCTGGTATGTATTGTTAACACTGATGCTGTATACCATGAACATGACCAACAAATAAAAAATTTCCTCATTGTTCAATGCTGTAGGTGTATCTTTTACAAAATGGGCGATTGAATACGAAGAGCCTGCTGGTGAAGCATTTAATAAAAATCATCCAGAGGCTGTGGTCTTTGTAGATAACTGCAATGTGATTCTAAAGTAAGTGCAAATTGTTTGAtgccattattatattttttgttgttgaacagaaccaATATTTTTGGTAATGCAGGGCAATTATGGATAAATGTGGGGATACTGATGATTGTGTTTCAACTTCTGAAGCTGCTGAACAAGCAGCAAAACTTCCAGAAGTGAACATTAATAATCTTCCAGTCCCTGGCGAAGTTGAATTCATAAATGGTGGTCCTCCGTGTCAGGTTTGTTATTATCTACAGTTCTATGTATAGGCCAGAAAATCATCAGTCACCTGTTCAGTTTTGTCATTCAAATGCTTGAATTGTTTATTCTTTTGTTGTCAGGGATTCTCTGGGATGAATAGATTCAACCAAAGCCCATGGAGTAAAGTTCAGTGTGAGATGATTCTAGCATTCCTCTCATTCGCTGAGTATTTCCGTCCCAGATTCTTTCTGTTAGAAAATGTTCGGAACTTTGTTTCCTTCAACAAAGGGCAGACCTTCCGTTTGGCAGTTGCATCTCTTCTGGAGATGGGATACCAGGTATTTCTGTTAATTCATTATCTGCTAAGACCTATAGCTTACACTTTTTATGGTGGTTTAAATCTGTATACTCAGAAATTGTTTGCCATTTGGTTAGGTCCGGTTTGGAATTCTAGAAGCAGGGGCTTTTGGTGTTGCCCAGTCCAGGAAAAGGGCGTTTATTTGGGCTGCTGCACCTGGAGAGATGCTTCCTGATTGGCCAGAGCCGATGCATGTGTTTGCTAGCCCTGAGCTGAAGATAACACTGCCTGATGGCCAATACTATGCAGCTGCAAGAAGCACTGCTGGTGGAGCGCCTTTCCGAGCGATTACTGTTAGAGATACAATTGGGGATCTGCCTAAAGTGGGAAATGGTGCCAGCAAACTCACGCTTGAGGTAACTGGTGCTTCTTGATCatctatttttttcttttctttgagcTATATGCTAAATGAGCTACTGATTATCTTGTGCAGTATGGAGGTGAGCCCGTGTCTTGGTTCCAGAAGAAGATAAGAGGGAATATGATGGTACTGAATGATCACATATCTAAGGAGATGAATGAGCTGAACCTAATAAGGTGCCAACACATTCCGAAACGGCCGGGTTGTGATTGGCATGACCTACCGGACGAGAAGGTAATTTTCTGAAATCTGTTGTTATATTCCTTCTGTCCATGGAGCACTGACCCTTGGCCCTTGCTATTCTTACAGGTTAAGCTGTCAAATGGGCAGATGGCTGACCTGATACCTTGGTGCCTGCCCAACACAGCCAAGAGGCACAATCAGTGGAAAGGACTGTACGGGAGGCTGGACTGGGAAGGCAACTTCCCCACATCCGTCACTGATCCCCAGCCAATGGGCAAGGTCGGCATGTGCTTCCACCCTGATCAAGACAGGATCATCACAGTCCGGGAATGTGCTCGGTCACAGGTAAGCTGGTCTACATCCATTTCCATCTGCAAAATGACAATGACACTCCTgtctaatatgatccaatcttTGCCGTGCAGGGCTTTCCTGACAGCTATGAATTTGCGGGCAACATCCAGAACAAGCACCGGCAGATTGGCAATGCCGTGCCCCCGCCTCTTGCCTATGCACTTGGGAGGAAGCTGAAGGAAGCCGTTGACAAGCGTCAGGAAGCCAGCGCAGGCGTGCCTGCACCATGAGAAGTTTTCCTTCCATCAAACCATGACCCATGAAGCTAAGCGCTGAGGTCGTCCTTGAGGACCAGTTAATTTTGGTTTTATCAGTCTTAATGCACTCCTGAATGTATATGTTAGAGAAGTGTCGATTGCTGATTGTTACCCTGATTCAGGGTA contains these protein-coding regions:
- the LOC103632028 gene encoding DNA (cytosine-5)-methyltransferase 1B isoform X1, translating into MRALKRVGAPVASGVVHSSSRFLRGGFLFFPINCLLRQYPSTNCLQLGDMVKTPRSPVTTGAAGGNDKASKCGCDIDNGTRRCRAKPQKKEEESTENNKLENGSLDATEEVHHGVEKGDGHVTRKRPRRSAACSDFKEKSIRLSEKKSVVMVKKNRMEEEEVDAVNLTKLGPEDPPPCRKLIDFILHDAEGNPQPFEMSEIDDFFITALIMPMDDDLEKERERGVRCEGFGRIEDWNISGYDEGTPVIWVSTDVADYECVKPSTNYKSYFDHFYEKAQVCVEVFKKLAKSVGGNPNQGLDELLASVVRSTNAMKGYSGTMSKDLVISIGEFVYNQLVGLDETSNNDDEKFATLPVLLSLRDQCRSRVELTKLPSNFSNTSLKIKDSECDETAEDDDDAKLARLLQQEEEWKMMKKQRGRRGTPSQKNVYIKISEAEIANDYPLPAYYKPFSQEMDEYIFDSDDSIFSDDVPVRILNNWTLYNADSRLISLELIPMKSGAENDVVIFGSGFMRDDDGSCCSTAESVKSSSSSSKADQLDAGIPIYLSPIKEWIIEFGGSMICITIRTDVAWYKLRQPTKQYAPWCEPVLKTARLAVSIITLLKEQSRASKLSFADVIRKVAEFDKGNPAFISSNITLVERYIVVHGQIILQQFADFPDETIRRSAFVSGLLLKMEQRRHTKLVMKKKTQVMRGENLNPSAAMGPASRKKAMRATTTRLINRIWSDYYAHHFPEDSKEGDGNETKEIDDEQEENEDEDAEDEGQIEENISKTPPSTRSRKLLSQTCKEIRWEGETSGKTLSGETLYKCAYVRELRIPVGGTVALEDDSGDTVICFVEYMFQKVDGSKMVHGRILQKGSQTILGNAANEREVFLTNDCLEFKLDDIKELVMVDIQSRPWGHKYRKENSEADKVEQVKAEERKKKGQPMVYFCKSLYWPEKGAFFALSRDKMGLGSGLCSSCDNIEPDSDELKIFSKTSFVYRKVTYNVNEFLYIRPDFFAEDEDRATFKAGRNVGLKPYAVCQILSIPEGAGSKKLNPASANISARRFYRPDDISSAKAYASDIREVYYSEDVIDVPVDMIEGKCEVRKKNDLASSDLPVMFEHVFFCELIYDRASGALKQLPPNVRFMSMVQRTSALKKNKGKQICEPDQIDSGKWLDVPKENRLATLDIFAGCGGLSEGLQQAGVSFTKWAIEYEEPAGEAFNKNHPEAVVFVDNCNVILKAIMDKCGDTDDCVSTSEAAEQAAKLPEVNINNLPVPGEVEFINGGPPCQGFSGMNRFNQSPWSKVQCEMILAFLSFAEYFRPRFFLLENVRNFVSFNKGQTFRLAVASLLEMGYQVRFGILEAGAFGVAQSRKRAFIWAAAPGEMLPDWPEPMHVFASPELKITLPDGQYYAAARSTAGGAPFRAITVRDTIGDLPKVGNGASKLTLEYGGEPVSWFQKKIRGNMMVLNDHISKEMNELNLIRCQHIPKRPGCDWHDLPDEKVKLSNGQMADLIPWCLPNTAKRHNQWKGLYGRLDWEGNFPTSVTDPQPMGKVGMCFHPDQDRIITVRECARSQGFPDSYEFAGNIQNKHRQIGNAVPPPLAYALGRKLKEAVDKRQEASAGVPAP
- the LOC103632028 gene encoding DNA (cytosine-5)-methyltransferase 1B isoform X8, producing MQSIVMQIHVCFLQQPQGTRRCRAKPQKKEEESTENNKLENGSLDATEEVHHGVEKGDGHVTRKRPRRSAACSDFKEKSIRLSEKKSVVMVKKNRMEEEEVDAVNLTKLGPEDPPPCRKLIDFILHDAEGNPQPFEMSEIDDFFITALIMPMDDDLEKERERGVRCEGFGRIEDWNISGYDEGTPVIWVSTDVADYECVKPSTNYKSYFDHFYEKAQVCVEVFKKLAKSVGGNPNQGLDELLASVVRSTNAMKGYSGTMSKDLVISIGEFVYNQLVGLDETSNNDDEKFATLPVLLSLRDQCRSRVELTKLPSNFSNTSLKIKDSECDETAEDDDDAKLARLLQQEEEWKMMKKQRGRRGTPSQKNVYIKISEAEIANDYPLPAYYKPFSQEMDEYIFDSDDSIFSDDVPVRILNNWTLYNADSRLISLELIPMKSGAENDVVIFGSGFMRDDDGSCCSTAESVKSSSSSSKADQLDAGIPIYLSPIKEWIIEFGGSMICITIRTDVAWYKLRQPTKQYAPWCEPVLKTARLAVSIITLLKEQSRASKLSFADVIRKVAEFDKGNPAFISSNITLVERYIVVHGQIILQQFADFPDETIRRSAFVSGLLLKMEQRRHTKLVMKKKTQVMRGENLNPSAAMGPASRKKAMRATTTRLINRIWSDYYAHHFPEDSKEGDGNETKEIDDEQEENEDEDAEDEGQIEENISKTPPSTRSRKLLSQTCKEIRWEGETSGKTLSGETLYKCAYVRELRIPVGGTVALEDDSGDTVICFVEYMFQKVDGSKMVHGRILQKGSQTILGNAANEREVFLTNDCLEFKLDDIKELVMVDIQSRPWGHKYRKENSEADKVEQVKAEERKKKGQPMVYFCKSLYWPEKGAFFALSRDKMGLGSGLCSSCDNIEPDSDELKIFSKTSFVYRKVTYNVNEFLYIRPDFFAEDEDRATFKAGRNVGLKPYAVCQILSIPEGAGSKKLNPASANISARRFYRPDDISSAKAYASDIREVYYSEDVIDVPVDMIEGKCEVRKKNDLASSDLPVMFEHVFFCELIYDRASGALKQLPPNVRFMSMVQRTSALKKNKGKQICEPDQIDSGKWLDVPKENRLATLDIFAGCGGLSEGLQQAGVSFTKWAIEYEEPAGEAFNKNHPEAVVFVDNCNVILKAIMDKCGDTDDCVSTSEAAEQAAKLPEVNINNLPVPGEVEFINGGPPCQGFSGMNRFNQSPWSKVQCEMILAFLSFAEYFRPRFFLLENVRNFVSFNKGQTFRLAVASLLEMGYQVRFGILEAGAFGVAQSRKRAFIWAAAPGEMLPDWPEPMHVFASPELKITLPDGQYYAAARSTAGGAPFRAITVRDTIGDLPKVGNGASKLTLEYGGEPVSWFQKKIRGNMMVLNDHISKEMNELNLIRCQHIPKRPGCDWHDLPDEKVKLSNGQMADLIPWCLPNTAKRHNQWKGLYGRLDWEGNFPTSVTDPQPMGKVGMCFHPDQDRIITVRECARSQGFPDSYEFAGNIQNKHRQIGNAVPPPLAYALGRKLKEAVDKRQEASAGVPAP
- the LOC103632028 gene encoding DNA (cytosine-5)-methyltransferase 1B isoform X9: MVKTPRSPVTTGTRRCRAKPQKKEEESTENNKLENGSLDATEEVHHGVEKGDGHVTRKRPRRSAACSDFKEKSIRLSEKKSVVMVKKNRMEEEEVDAVNLTKLGPEDPPPCRKLIDFILHDAEGNPQPFEMSEIDDFFITALIMPMDDDLEKERERGVRCEGFGRIEDWNISGYDEGTPVIWVSTDVADYECVKPSTNYKSYFDHFYEKAQVCVEVFKKLAKSVGGNPNQGLDELLASVVRSTNAMKGYSGTMSKDLVISIGEFVYNQLVGLDETSNNDDEKFATLPVLLSLRDQCRSRVELTKLPSNFSNTSLKIKDSECDETAEDDDDAKLARLLQQEEEWKMMKKQRGRRGTPSQKNVYIKISEAEIANDYPLPAYYKPFSQEMDEYIFDSDDSIFSDDVPVRILNNWTLYNADSRLISLELIPMKSGAENDVVIFGSGFMRDDDGSCCSTAESVKSSSSSSKADQLDAGIPIYLSPIKEWIIEFGGSMICITIRTDVAWYKLRQPTKQYAPWCEPVLKTARLAVSIITLLKEQSRASKLSFADVIRKVAEFDKGNPAFISSNITLVERYIVVHGQIILQQFADFPDETIRRSAFVSGLLLKMEQRRHTKLVMKKKTQVMRGENLNPSAAMGPASRKKAMRATTTRLINRIWSDYYAHHFPEDSKEGDGNETKEIDDEQEENEDEDAEDEGQIEENISKTPPSTRSRKLLSQTCKEIRWEGETSGKTLSGETLYKCAYVRELRIPVGGTVALEDDSGDTVICFVEYMFQKVDGSKMVHGRILQKGSQTILGNAANEREVFLTNDCLEFKLDDIKELVMVDIQSRPWGHKYRKENSEADKVEQVKAEERKKKGQPMVYFCKSLYWPEKGAFFALSRDKMGLGSGLCSSCDNIEPDSDELKIFSKTSFVYRKVTYNVNEFLYIRPDFFAEDEDRATFKAGRNVGLKPYAVCQILSIPEGAGSKKLNPASANISARRFYRPDDISSAKAYASDIREVYYSEDVIDVPVDMIEGKCEVRKKNDLASSDLPVMFEHVFFCELIYDRASGALKQLPPNVRFMSMVQRTSALKKNKGKQICEPDQIDSGKWLDVPKENRLATLDIFAGCGGLSEGLQQAGVSFTKWAIEYEEPAGEAFNKNHPEAVVFVDNCNVILKAIMDKCGDTDDCVSTSEAAEQAAKLPEVNINNLPVPGEVEFINGGPPCQGFSGMNRFNQSPWSKVQCEMILAFLSFAEYFRPRFFLLENVRNFVSFNKGQTFRLAVASLLEMGYQVRFGILEAGAFGVAQSRKRAFIWAAAPGEMLPDWPEPMHVFASPELKITLPDGQYYAAARSTAGGAPFRAITVRDTIGDLPKVGNGASKLTLEYGGEPVSWFQKKIRGNMMVLNDHISKEMNELNLIRCQHIPKRPGCDWHDLPDEKVKLSNGQMADLIPWCLPNTAKRHNQWKGLYGRLDWEGNFPTSVTDPQPMGKVGMCFHPDQDRIITVRECARSQGFPDSYEFAGNIQNKHRQIGNAVPPPLAYALGRKLKEAVDKRQEASAGVPAP
- the LOC103632028 gene encoding DNA (cytosine-5)-methyltransferase 1B isoform X3, producing MQNNRAGASAGDMVKTPRSPVTTGAAGGNDKASKCGCDIDNGTRRCRAKPQKKEEESTENNKLENGSLDATEEVHHGVEKGDGHVTRKRPRRSAACSDFKEKSIRLSEKKSVVMVKKNRMEEEEVDAVNLTKLGPEDPPPCRKLIDFILHDAEGNPQPFEMSEIDDFFITALIMPMDDDLEKERERGVRCEGFGRIEDWNISGYDEGTPVIWVSTDVADYECVKPSTNYKSYFDHFYEKAQVCVEVFKKLAKSVGGNPNQGLDELLASVVRSTNAMKGYSGTMSKDLVISIGEFVYNQLVGLDETSNNDDEKFATLPVLLSLRDQCRSRVELTKLPSNFSNTSLKIKDSECDETAEDDDDAKLARLLQQEEEWKMMKKQRGRRGTPSQKNVYIKISEAEIANDYPLPAYYKPFSQEMDEYIFDSDDSIFSDDVPVRILNNWTLYNADSRLISLELIPMKSGAENDVVIFGSGFMRDDDGSCCSTAESVKSSSSSSKADQLDAGIPIYLSPIKEWIIEFGGSMICITIRTDVAWYKLRQPTKQYAPWCEPVLKTARLAVSIITLLKEQSRASKLSFADVIRKVAEFDKGNPAFISSNITLVERYIVVHGQIILQQFADFPDETIRRSAFVSGLLLKMEQRRHTKLVMKKKTQVMRGENLNPSAAMGPASRKKAMRATTTRLINRIWSDYYAHHFPEDSKEGDGNETKEIDDEQEENEDEDAEDEGQIEENISKTPPSTRSRKLLSQTCKEIRWEGETSGKTLSGETLYKCAYVRELRIPVGGTVALEDDSGDTVICFVEYMFQKVDGSKMVHGRILQKGSQTILGNAANEREVFLTNDCLEFKLDDIKELVMVDIQSRPWGHKYRKENSEADKVEQVKAEERKKKGQPMVYFCKSLYWPEKGAFFALSRDKMGLGSGLCSSCDNIEPDSDELKIFSKTSFVYRKVTYNVNEFLYIRPDFFAEDEDRATFKAGRNVGLKPYAVCQILSIPEGAGSKKLNPASANISARRFYRPDDISSAKAYASDIREVYYSEDVIDVPVDMIEGKCEVRKKNDLASSDLPVMFEHVFFCELIYDRASGALKQLPPNVRFMSMVQRTSALKKNKGKQICEPDQIDSGKWLDVPKENRLATLDIFAGCGGLSEGLQQAGVSFTKWAIEYEEPAGEAFNKNHPEAVVFVDNCNVILKAIMDKCGDTDDCVSTSEAAEQAAKLPEVNINNLPVPGEVEFINGGPPCQGFSGMNRFNQSPWSKVQCEMILAFLSFAEYFRPRFFLLENVRNFVSFNKGQTFRLAVASLLEMGYQVRFGILEAGAFGVAQSRKRAFIWAAAPGEMLPDWPEPMHVFASPELKITLPDGQYYAAARSTAGGAPFRAITVRDTIGDLPKVGNGASKLTLEYGGEPVSWFQKKIRGNMMVLNDHISKEMNELNLIRCQHIPKRPGCDWHDLPDEKVKLSNGQMADLIPWCLPNTAKRHNQWKGLYGRLDWEGNFPTSVTDPQPMGKVGMCFHPDQDRIITVRECARSQGFPDSYEFAGNIQNKHRQIGNAVPPPLAYALGRKLKEAVDKRQEASAGVPAP
- the LOC103632028 gene encoding DNA (cytosine-5)-methyltransferase 1B isoform X2 translates to MQNNRAGASAVSLGDMVKTPRSPVTTGAAGGNDKASKCGCDIDNGTRRCRAKPQKKEEESTENNKLENGSLDATEEVHHGVEKGDGHVTRKRPRRSAACSDFKEKSIRLSEKKSVVMVKKNRMEEEEVDAVNLTKLGPEDPPPCRKLIDFILHDAEGNPQPFEMSEIDDFFITALIMPMDDDLEKERERGVRCEGFGRIEDWNISGYDEGTPVIWVSTDVADYECVKPSTNYKSYFDHFYEKAQVCVEVFKKLAKSVGGNPNQGLDELLASVVRSTNAMKGYSGTMSKDLVISIGEFVYNQLVGLDETSNNDDEKFATLPVLLSLRDQCRSRVELTKLPSNFSNTSLKIKDSECDETAEDDDDAKLARLLQQEEEWKMMKKQRGRRGTPSQKNVYIKISEAEIANDYPLPAYYKPFSQEMDEYIFDSDDSIFSDDVPVRILNNWTLYNADSRLISLELIPMKSGAENDVVIFGSGFMRDDDGSCCSTAESVKSSSSSSKADQLDAGIPIYLSPIKEWIIEFGGSMICITIRTDVAWYKLRQPTKQYAPWCEPVLKTARLAVSIITLLKEQSRASKLSFADVIRKVAEFDKGNPAFISSNITLVERYIVVHGQIILQQFADFPDETIRRSAFVSGLLLKMEQRRHTKLVMKKKTQVMRGENLNPSAAMGPASRKKAMRATTTRLINRIWSDYYAHHFPEDSKEGDGNETKEIDDEQEENEDEDAEDEGQIEENISKTPPSTRSRKLLSQTCKEIRWEGETSGKTLSGETLYKCAYVRELRIPVGGTVALEDDSGDTVICFVEYMFQKVDGSKMVHGRILQKGSQTILGNAANEREVFLTNDCLEFKLDDIKELVMVDIQSRPWGHKYRKENSEADKVEQVKAEERKKKGQPMVYFCKSLYWPEKGAFFALSRDKMGLGSGLCSSCDNIEPDSDELKIFSKTSFVYRKVTYNVNEFLYIRPDFFAEDEDRATFKAGRNVGLKPYAVCQILSIPEGAGSKKLNPASANISARRFYRPDDISSAKAYASDIREVYYSEDVIDVPVDMIEGKCEVRKKNDLASSDLPVMFEHVFFCELIYDRASGALKQLPPNVRFMSMVQRTSALKKNKGKQICEPDQIDSGKWLDVPKENRLATLDIFAGCGGLSEGLQQAGVSFTKWAIEYEEPAGEAFNKNHPEAVVFVDNCNVILKAIMDKCGDTDDCVSTSEAAEQAAKLPEVNINNLPVPGEVEFINGGPPCQGFSGMNRFNQSPWSKVQCEMILAFLSFAEYFRPRFFLLENVRNFVSFNKGQTFRLAVASLLEMGYQVRFGILEAGAFGVAQSRKRAFIWAAAPGEMLPDWPEPMHVFASPELKITLPDGQYYAAARSTAGGAPFRAITVRDTIGDLPKVGNGASKLTLEYGGEPVSWFQKKIRGNMMVLNDHISKEMNELNLIRCQHIPKRPGCDWHDLPDEKVKLSNGQMADLIPWCLPNTAKRHNQWKGLYGRLDWEGNFPTSVTDPQPMGKVGMCFHPDQDRIITVRECARSQGFPDSYEFAGNIQNKHRQIGNAVPPPLAYALGRKLKEAVDKRQEASAGVPAP
- the LOC103632028 gene encoding DNA (cytosine-5)-methyltransferase 1B isoform X6, with product MQNNRAGASAGDMVKTPRSPVTTGTRRCRAKPQKKEEESTENNKLENGSLDATEEVHHGVEKGDGHVTRKRPRRSAACSDFKEKSIRLSEKKSVVMVKKNRMEEEEVDAVNLTKLGPEDPPPCRKLIDFILHDAEGNPQPFEMSEIDDFFITALIMPMDDDLEKERERGVRCEGFGRIEDWNISGYDEGTPVIWVSTDVADYECVKPSTNYKSYFDHFYEKAQVCVEVFKKLAKSVGGNPNQGLDELLASVVRSTNAMKGYSGTMSKDLVISIGEFVYNQLVGLDETSNNDDEKFATLPVLLSLRDQCRSRVELTKLPSNFSNTSLKIKDSECDETAEDDDDAKLARLLQQEEEWKMMKKQRGRRGTPSQKNVYIKISEAEIANDYPLPAYYKPFSQEMDEYIFDSDDSIFSDDVPVRILNNWTLYNADSRLISLELIPMKSGAENDVVIFGSGFMRDDDGSCCSTAESVKSSSSSSKADQLDAGIPIYLSPIKEWIIEFGGSMICITIRTDVAWYKLRQPTKQYAPWCEPVLKTARLAVSIITLLKEQSRASKLSFADVIRKVAEFDKGNPAFISSNITLVERYIVVHGQIILQQFADFPDETIRRSAFVSGLLLKMEQRRHTKLVMKKKTQVMRGENLNPSAAMGPASRKKAMRATTTRLINRIWSDYYAHHFPEDSKEGDGNETKEIDDEQEENEDEDAEDEGQIEENISKTPPSTRSRKLLSQTCKEIRWEGETSGKTLSGETLYKCAYVRELRIPVGGTVALEDDSGDTVICFVEYMFQKVDGSKMVHGRILQKGSQTILGNAANEREVFLTNDCLEFKLDDIKELVMVDIQSRPWGHKYRKENSEADKVEQVKAEERKKKGQPMVYFCKSLYWPEKGAFFALSRDKMGLGSGLCSSCDNIEPDSDELKIFSKTSFVYRKVTYNVNEFLYIRPDFFAEDEDRATFKAGRNVGLKPYAVCQILSIPEGAGSKKLNPASANISARRFYRPDDISSAKAYASDIREVYYSEDVIDVPVDMIEGKCEVRKKNDLASSDLPVMFEHVFFCELIYDRASGALKQLPPNVRFMSMVQRTSALKKNKGKQICEPDQIDSGKWLDVPKENRLATLDIFAGCGGLSEGLQQAGVSFTKWAIEYEEPAGEAFNKNHPEAVVFVDNCNVILKAIMDKCGDTDDCVSTSEAAEQAAKLPEVNINNLPVPGEVEFINGGPPCQGFSGMNRFNQSPWSKVQCEMILAFLSFAEYFRPRFFLLENVRNFVSFNKGQTFRLAVASLLEMGYQVRFGILEAGAFGVAQSRKRAFIWAAAPGEMLPDWPEPMHVFASPELKITLPDGQYYAAARSTAGGAPFRAITVRDTIGDLPKVGNGASKLTLEYGGEPVSWFQKKIRGNMMVLNDHISKEMNELNLIRCQHIPKRPGCDWHDLPDEKVKLSNGQMADLIPWCLPNTAKRHNQWKGLYGRLDWEGNFPTSVTDPQPMGKVGMCFHPDQDRIITVRECARSQGFPDSYEFAGNIQNKHRQIGNAVPPPLAYALGRKLKEAVDKRQEASAGVPAP
- the LOC103632028 gene encoding DNA (cytosine-5)-methyltransferase 1B isoform X4; the protein is MVKTPRSPVTTGAAGGNDKASKCGCDIDNGTRRCRAKPQKKEEESTENNKLENGSLDATEEVHHGVEKGDGHVTRKRPRRSAACSDFKEKSIRLSEKKSVVMVKKNRMEEEEVDAVNLTKLGPEDPPPCRKLIDFILHDAEGNPQPFEMSEIDDFFITALIMPMDDDLEKERERGVRCEGFGRIEDWNISGYDEGTPVIWVSTDVADYECVKPSTNYKSYFDHFYEKAQVCVEVFKKLAKSVGGNPNQGLDELLASVVRSTNAMKGYSGTMSKDLVISIGEFVYNQLVGLDETSNNDDEKFATLPVLLSLRDQCRSRVELTKLPSNFSNTSLKIKDSECDETAEDDDDAKLARLLQQEEEWKMMKKQRGRRGTPSQKNVYIKISEAEIANDYPLPAYYKPFSQEMDEYIFDSDDSIFSDDVPVRILNNWTLYNADSRLISLELIPMKSGAENDVVIFGSGFMRDDDGSCCSTAESVKSSSSSSKADQLDAGIPIYLSPIKEWIIEFGGSMICITIRTDVAWYKLRQPTKQYAPWCEPVLKTARLAVSIITLLKEQSRASKLSFADVIRKVAEFDKGNPAFISSNITLVERYIVVHGQIILQQFADFPDETIRRSAFVSGLLLKMEQRRHTKLVMKKKTQVMRGENLNPSAAMGPASRKKAMRATTTRLINRIWSDYYAHHFPEDSKEGDGNETKEIDDEQEENEDEDAEDEGQIEENISKTPPSTRSRKLLSQTCKEIRWEGETSGKTLSGETLYKCAYVRELRIPVGGTVALEDDSGDTVICFVEYMFQKVDGSKMVHGRILQKGSQTILGNAANEREVFLTNDCLEFKLDDIKELVMVDIQSRPWGHKYRKENSEADKVEQVKAEERKKKGQPMVYFCKSLYWPEKGAFFALSRDKMGLGSGLCSSCDNIEPDSDELKIFSKTSFVYRKVTYNVNEFLYIRPDFFAEDEDRATFKAGRNVGLKPYAVCQILSIPEGAGSKKLNPASANISARRFYRPDDISSAKAYASDIREVYYSEDVIDVPVDMIEGKCEVRKKNDLASSDLPVMFEHVFFCELIYDRASGALKQLPPNVRFMSMVQRTSALKKNKGKQICEPDQIDSGKWLDVPKENRLATLDIFAGCGGLSEGLQQAGVSFTKWAIEYEEPAGEAFNKNHPEAVVFVDNCNVILKAIMDKCGDTDDCVSTSEAAEQAAKLPEVNINNLPVPGEVEFINGGPPCQGFSGMNRFNQSPWSKVQCEMILAFLSFAEYFRPRFFLLENVRNFVSFNKGQTFRLAVASLLEMGYQVRFGILEAGAFGVAQSRKRAFIWAAAPGEMLPDWPEPMHVFASPELKITLPDGQYYAAARSTAGGAPFRAITVRDTIGDLPKVGNGASKLTLEYGGEPVSWFQKKIRGNMMVLNDHISKEMNELNLIRCQHIPKRPGCDWHDLPDEKVKLSNGQMADLIPWCLPNTAKRHNQWKGLYGRLDWEGNFPTSVTDPQPMGKVGMCFHPDQDRIITVRECARSQGFPDSYEFAGNIQNKHRQIGNAVPPPLAYALGRKLKEAVDKRQEASAGVPAP